The sequence GGAGCAGGGGCTCAGCACCGTTCAAGACGTTGACCCGCGTGGCCGTTCCGCCGCCGAGCTGCCGCGACTGGACGGCCCCCTGAGGCTGGGGCGTGAGCACTGCAGCAATGCAGGGCTGTTTGAGCTGCTCGACCCGTGAGCACCAGCACCGACCTGCCGGATCTCAATGTGTGGCTGGCGCTGGCCGCCGCTGACCATCTGCACCACCGCCAGGCCCTGCACTACTGGGAACAGCAGGCGGCTGAACAAGTGCTGTTCTGTACGGTGACGGCCCTTGGGCTGGTGCGGCTTCTGAGCCAGCCCAGGCTGATGGGTGCTGCCGTCAAGAGCGCCGCCGAGGCCTCGGCGCTGCTCGAGGCGTTCTGCCATCAACCCGGCGTGGCGCTGGCCGTACCAGCCGATCACGGCTGGGAGGTGTTCCACCGGCTGTTGCGCCAGGGAGACCTGCCCCCACGGCTCTGCACCGATGCCTACCTGGCCGCGCTGGCCATGGCCAACGGCTG is a genomic window of Cyanobium sp. NS01 containing:
- a CDS encoding TA system VapC family ribonuclease toxin, with translation MSTSTDLPDLNVWLALAAADHLHHRQALHYWEQQAAEQVLFCTVTALGLVRLLSQPRLMGAAVKSAAEASALLEAFCHQPGVALAVPADHGWEVFHRLLRQGDLPPRLCTDAYLAALAMANGWRLVSFDRDFERFRGLQRLALS